A window from Paraburkholderia acidiphila encodes these proteins:
- a CDS encoding cupin domain-containing protein, which translates to MQTALATEFSHVKPQDTSFTGGGLRDFFVYRDLGIADATHGKVVAQLVRANLAPELGTGWHRHEAEFHIVIMLKGWARFMYGDKETLVEAGDCVHQAPGIAHYLFDYSPDMEYLEIVSPADFKSIDVEAPCAVPAPTPWQTTPAT; encoded by the coding sequence ATGCAAACCGCACTCGCCACGGAGTTTTCGCACGTCAAGCCGCAGGACACGTCTTTTACGGGCGGCGGGCTGCGCGACTTCTTTGTCTACCGAGACCTGGGGATCGCCGATGCGACGCACGGCAAGGTGGTCGCGCAACTCGTCAGGGCGAATCTTGCGCCGGAATTGGGCACGGGCTGGCACCGGCATGAGGCAGAGTTTCATATCGTCATCATGCTCAAGGGCTGGGCGCGCTTCATGTACGGCGACAAGGAAACGCTCGTCGAAGCGGGAGACTGCGTGCATCAGGCGCCGGGCATCGCGCATTACCTCTTCGACTACTCGCCCGACATGGAGTACCTCGAAATCGTGAGCCCCGCCGACTTCAAGTCGATCGATGTGGAAGCGCCCTGCGCCGTGCCCGCGCCAACGCCGTGGCAAACAACCCCCGCGACGTAA
- a CDS encoding BMP family ABC transporter substrate-binding protein, with product MATTFACAAVRSLRFAATVIATLGACAAVSHAATAAAPIGVAFVYLGNPGDAGWTYAHEQGVKAIEAKFGDKIKVTRVENVPESADSERVFRDLASKGNKIIVGSSFGFQDFELKTAKDYPDVVFEHATGYKKAANFATYDVRTYQSAYLAGLVGGYTTKTNTLGFVASVPVPEVVRNINAFTMGARSVNPNAKVKVIWINSWFDPGKEKQAAETLIGQGADVLIQNTDSTATMQTAEQKKVHAFGWDSDMKKFGPNAQLGACVSYWGVYYSHLVEQVQAGTWTNAPTWWGLKEKAIDLADINTATVSPAAQKALAQKRDDIIAGKFDPFAGPIKDQSGAIKVAAGTSLPDAELQRLNWFVQGVDGALPK from the coding sequence ATGGCAACAACATTCGCTTGCGCGGCGGTGCGCTCCCTGCGCTTCGCGGCTACGGTAATCGCCACGCTTGGCGCCTGCGCCGCGGTGAGCCACGCGGCCACCGCCGCTGCGCCGATCGGCGTCGCGTTCGTCTATCTCGGCAACCCCGGCGACGCAGGCTGGACCTATGCGCACGAACAGGGCGTGAAGGCGATCGAAGCGAAATTCGGCGACAAGATCAAGGTCACGCGCGTGGAGAACGTGCCCGAATCGGCCGACTCGGAGCGCGTGTTTCGCGACCTCGCGAGCAAGGGCAACAAGATCATCGTCGGCTCGAGTTTCGGTTTTCAGGACTTCGAACTGAAAACCGCAAAGGATTACCCGGACGTGGTATTCGAGCATGCAACGGGCTACAAGAAAGCCGCGAACTTCGCGACCTATGACGTGCGCACGTATCAGAGCGCGTATCTCGCGGGGCTCGTTGGCGGCTATACGACGAAAACGAATACGCTTGGTTTCGTCGCCTCGGTGCCGGTGCCGGAAGTGGTGCGCAACATCAACGCCTTTACCATGGGCGCGCGCTCGGTCAATCCGAATGCGAAGGTCAAGGTCATCTGGATCAATAGCTGGTTCGATCCGGGCAAGGAGAAGCAGGCGGCGGAAACGCTGATCGGCCAGGGCGCGGACGTGCTGATCCAGAACACCGATTCGACGGCGACGATGCAGACTGCCGAGCAGAAGAAAGTGCACGCATTCGGTTGGGACTCCGATATGAAGAAGTTCGGCCCGAATGCCCAATTGGGCGCATGCGTGAGCTACTGGGGCGTGTATTACTCGCACCTCGTCGAACAGGTGCAGGCGGGCACGTGGACCAACGCGCCAACGTGGTGGGGCCTCAAGGAAAAAGCCATCGACCTTGCCGACATCAACACGGCAACCGTTTCGCCCGCCGCGCAAAAGGCGCTCGCACAAAAACGCGACGATATCATTGCCGGCAAGTTCGATCCGTTCGCGGGCCCGATCAAGGATCAGAGCGGCGCGATCAAGGTGGCCGCCGGCACGTCGCTGCCGGATGCCGAGTTGCAGCGGCTGAACTGGTTTGTGCAGGGCGTAGATGGCGCATTGCCGAAGTAA